A genomic segment from Arcobacter acticola encodes:
- a CDS encoding nucleotidyltransferase family protein — protein MIQKNEIILKLKELKPLYSKEGFIIKGLFGSYSRDEATPNSDVDILVESTPDFAAKYGFKAVSRINEIKQEISTIFGIPVDLADSSGMGKTAKKFIIDRTIYV, from the coding sequence ATGATTCAAAAAAATGAAATAATTTTAAAACTAAAAGAACTAAAACCTCTTTATAGTAAAGAGGGTTTCATTATAAAAGGATTATTTGGTTCATACTCAAGAGATGAAGCAACACCAAATAGTGATGTGGATATATTAGTTGAATCTACCCCTGATTTTGCTGCAAAATATGGTTTTAAAGCTGTTAGTAGAATAAATGAAATAAAACAAGAAATTAGTACTATCTTTGGAATACCTGTTGATTTAGCAGATAGTTCAGGTATGGGAAAAACTGCAAAAAAATTTATTATTGATAGAACTATTTATGTCTAA
- a CDS encoding type II toxin-antitoxin system HipA family toxin: MTIKPILIDILRILTEENKYISLKKLISKLDKFKITPRTLQKELKQLIDTNRVSVIGQASSTEYAINDIVSNYRRFEFIYVVKNDEIAGILFKLKDRYRFYYENEFLINKSKAIPTLNLQIKAFDFDNIPAVFEENIPEGINREILETTSKTADEFHILTMLEDNIGDLYFSKTKDIDNTTSSNPSYLSSLNEILANNPKINVLNNFTVDIEDSLLFPDGYDISKQEMRKAHGISGFQYKKLINIDFEKRNIKLDDSAHAYILKPYSKPKANKDNDNYFPHISLNEHLFMSFAKNTLGFRVPYSAIVKNEKDEEFHYIVKRFDRLGFHRYAKSTFAVFLGLRSENKYDTTSERLFERIEKELISPKERMELLKHYVYSVIIQHEDMHTKNLSLIYDKDLIFFAPLYDVACTGIYDSSKGYDSHLTINGKQSNIRPNDFKPLCKILKVDFKEFKEEAYKIAKLYEMKLPEYIEEIKSLGSIPFYKKKQKTRIGEGSYWKASTAPIEFHELLTKFHKERVEHLKTYSWII, encoded by the coding sequence ATGACAATAAAACCCATATTAATAGATATTTTAAGAATACTTACAGAAGAAAATAAATACATTAGCTTAAAAAAATTAATTAGTAAATTAGATAAATTTAAAATTACACCAAGAACTCTTCAAAAAGAGCTAAAGCAATTAATTGATACAAATAGAGTAAGTGTTATAGGACAAGCATCTTCTACTGAATATGCAATAAATGATATTGTTTCAAATTATAGAAGATTTGAATTTATCTATGTAGTTAAAAATGATGAAATTGCAGGGATACTTTTTAAACTAAAAGATAGATATAGGTTTTATTATGAAAATGAATTCTTAATAAATAAATCAAAAGCTATTCCTACATTAAATCTACAAATTAAAGCTTTTGATTTTGATAATATCCCTGCAGTATTTGAAGAGAATATTCCAGAAGGAATTAATAGAGAAATTTTAGAAACAACTTCAAAAACTGCAGATGAATTTCATATCTTAACAATGCTTGAAGATAATATTGGAGATTTATATTTTTCTAAAACAAAAGATATTGATAATACTACATCTTCTAATCCTAGCTATCTTTCTTCATTAAATGAGATTTTAGCTAATAATCCTAAAATAAATGTATTAAACAATTTTACAGTAGATATAGAAGATTCATTACTATTCCCTGATGGATACGATATTTCAAAACAAGAAATGAGAAAAGCTCATGGAATATCTGGATTTCAATATAAAAAATTAATCAATATTGATTTTGAAAAAAGAAATATAAAGTTAGATGACTCAGCTCATGCCTATATATTAAAACCATATAGCAAACCTAAAGCAAATAAAGATAATGACAACTACTTTCCTCATATTTCTTTAAACGAACATCTATTTATGTCTTTTGCAAAGAATACTTTAGGATTTAGAGTTCCATATAGTGCAATTGTAAAGAATGAAAAAGATGAAGAGTTTCATTATATTGTAAAAAGATTTGATAGATTAGGTTTTCATCGATATGCAAAATCTACATTTGCAGTATTTTTAGGCTTAAGAAGTGAAAATAAATATGATACAACTAGTGAAAGACTTTTTGAAAGAATTGAAAAAGAATTAATCAGCCCAAAAGAAAGAATGGAGTTATTAAAACATTATGTATATTCTGTAATTATTCAACATGAAGATATGCATACAAAAAATTTATCATTAATTTATGATAAAGATTTAATATTTTTTGCTCCTTTATATGACGTAGCTTGTACAGGTATATACGATTCATCGAAAGGATATGATTCTCATCTAACAATAAATGGAAAACAATCAAATATTAGACCTAATGATTTTAAACCATTATGTAAAATTTTAAAAGTTGATTTCAAAGAATTTAAAGAGGAAGCTTATAAAATAGCTAAATTATATGAAATGAAATTACCTGAATATATTGAAGAAATTAAATCTTTAGGATCAATACCTTTTTATAAGAAGAAACAAAAAACAAGAATAGGTGAAGGTTCATACTGGAAAGCTTCAACAGCACCAATTGAGTTTCATGAGTTATTAACAAAGTTTCATAAAGAAAGAGTAGAGCATTTAAAAACATATTCTTGGATAATATGA
- a CDS encoding pentapeptide repeat-containing protein: protein MKTILIALALVSSLYSFDQNHLQKFLDTKDCPNCDLSGADLSNKDLSGANLRSSNLTDANFENSTLVKANLWGANLKNANMNNTNARASNFTAAELINIKCDNTTFKGVNFANANFEQVSCKDVSIWSANFLETTFENVDFTNAGAAYAIFNDVDMTDLNIKGAIFWNAKVTNSTLTKEACEHLKKEEAISENNQCN, encoded by the coding sequence ATGAAAACAATATTAATAGCCTTAGCATTAGTATCATCACTTTACTCTTTTGATCAAAATCATTTACAAAAATTTTTAGATACAAAGGATTGTCCAAACTGTGATTTAAGTGGCGCTGATTTAAGTAACAAAGATTTATCAGGTGCAAATCTAAGATCTAGTAATCTAACAGATGCAAATTTTGAGAATAGTACTTTAGTAAAAGCAAATCTTTGGGGTGCAAATTTAAAAAATGCAAACATGAATAATACAAATGCTAGAGCTTCTAATTTTACAGCAGCAGAATTAATCAATATCAAATGCGATAATACAACTTTCAAAGGAGTAAACTTCGCAAATGCCAACTTTGAGCAAGTATCATGTAAAGATGTATCTATTTGGTCAGCAAATTTTCTTGAAACAACTTTTGAAAATGTAGATTTTACAAACGCAGGGGCAGCATACGCAATTTTTAATGATGTGGATATGACAGATTTAAATATCAAAGGAGCTATTTTTTGGAATGCAAAAGTAACAAATAGTACCTTAACAAAAGAAGCTTGTGAACATCTAAAAAAAGAAGAAGCTATAAGCGAAAATAACCAGTGTAATTAA
- a CDS encoding HepT-like ribonuclease domain-containing protein, which produces MSKESISKIYLIIEKIEYIEEIVKNNGTISAALEDLVTSRPAILMHLTAIAEQFNKLKQSHADDILDKFDKDDLKGLYDVRTYIAHDYEGVNLSIIEWIIRFGLPKFKTQCLKVIDKLP; this is translated from the coding sequence ATGTCTAAAGAATCTATTTCTAAAATATATTTGATTATTGAAAAAATAGAATATATAGAAGAAATTGTAAAAAATAATGGAACTATTTCTGCTGCTTTAGAAGACCTAGTTACTTCAAGACCTGCAATACTTATGCATCTAACAGCTATAGCTGAACAATTTAATAAATTAAAACAATCTCATGCTGATGATATATTAGATAAATTTGATAAAGATGATTTAAAAGGTCTTTATGATGTGAGAACATATATTGCACATGATTATGAAGGTGTAAACTTATCTATTATCGAATGGATAATTAGATTTGGTCTTCCTAAGTTTAAAACACAATGTTTAAAAGTTATAGATAAGCTACCTTAA
- a CDS encoding AAA family ATPase, which produces MIKDLKKANLPSGIVSIFYGYPGTGKTASVYEIAKLTKRDVLKVDISSIQSKWVGESEKNTKAIFDEYRRACCILKSKPILLFNEADALISKRLDVTDAVGQMNNTMQNILLEELENFDGIFMATTNLIDNMDDAFSRRFLNKIKFDKPTAKTRMFIWKLKLNDLDDSTYTKLSSYDLSGGQIENVSRKYLINKILNQKEFDYQEILEYVKEEIEFKKTDENSIAKMGFLK; this is translated from the coding sequence ATCATAAAAGATTTAAAAAAAGCAAATTTACCATCAGGAATAGTTTCTATATTTTATGGATATCCAGGAACTGGTAAAACAGCATCTGTATATGAAATTGCAAAACTTACAAAAAGAGATGTTCTAAAAGTAGATATTAGCTCTATACAATCAAAATGGGTAGGGGAGAGTGAAAAGAATACTAAAGCTATTTTTGATGAGTATAGAAGAGCTTGTTGTATTTTAAAATCTAAACCAATACTTTTATTTAATGAAGCTGATGCATTAATTTCAAAAAGATTAGATGTTACAGATGCTGTTGGGCAAATGAATAATACTATGCAAAATATATTATTAGAAGAATTAGAAAATTTTGACGGTATTTTTATGGCAACAACAAACTTAATTGATAATATGGATGATGCTTTTTCAAGAAGATTTTTAAATAAAATCAAATTTGATAAACCAACAGCAAAAACAAGAATGTTTATTTGGAAATTAAAACTTAACGATTTAGATGATAGCACTTATACCAAATTATCATCTTATGATTTAAGTGGTGGACAAATAGAAAATGTAAGTAGAAAATATCTTATAAATAAAATTTTAAACCAAAAAGAGTTTGACTATCAAGAAATTTTAGAATATGTAAAAGAAGAAATTGAGTTTAAAAAAACAGATGAAAATAGTATAGCTAAAATGGGATTTTTGAAATGA